A window of the Streptomyces griseochromogenes genome harbors these coding sequences:
- the ctaD gene encoding cytochrome c oxidase subunit I — MSIVNEPQGAAAAEDSYENELPVRRKQPGNVVVKWLTTTDHKTIGTLYLVTSFAFFLIGGVMALLMRAELARPGLQIMSNEQFNQAFTMHGTIMLLMFATPLFAGFTNWIMPLQIGAPDVAFPRLNMFAYWLYLFGSTIAVGGFLTPQGAADFGWFAYSPLSDAVRSPGIGADMWIMGLAFSGFGTILGAVNFITTIICMRAPGMTMFRMPIFVWNVLLTAVLVLLAFPVLAAALFALEADRKFGAHVFDAANGGALLWQHLFWFFGHPEVYIIALPFFGIISEVIPVFSRKPMFGYMGLIAATIAIAGLSVTVWAHHMYVTGGVLLPFFSFMTFLIAVPTGVKFFNWIGTMWKGSLSFETPMLWATGFLITFTFGGLTGVILASPPMDFHVSDSYFVVAHFHYVVFGTVVFAMFSGFHFWWPKMTGKMLDERLGKITFWTLFVGFHGTFLVQHWLGAEGMPRRYADYLAADGFTTLNTISSISSFLLGLSILPFLYNVWKTAKYGKPVGVDDPWGYGRSLEWATSCPPPRHNFLTLPRIRSESPAFDLHHPEIAALEQLEHAGHGGAIAGSKEAGK, encoded by the coding sequence AGGGTGCCGCGGCAGCTGAGGACTCGTACGAGAACGAGCTGCCGGTCAGGCGCAAGCAGCCCGGCAATGTCGTGGTGAAGTGGCTGACGACCACCGACCACAAGACGATCGGAACGCTGTACCTCGTCACGTCGTTCGCGTTCTTCCTGATCGGCGGCGTGATGGCGCTGCTCATGCGCGCCGAGCTGGCCCGTCCGGGCCTGCAGATCATGTCGAACGAGCAGTTCAACCAGGCGTTCACGATGCACGGCACGATCATGCTGCTGATGTTCGCGACGCCGCTGTTCGCCGGCTTCACGAACTGGATCATGCCGCTCCAGATCGGCGCGCCGGACGTCGCCTTCCCGCGACTGAACATGTTCGCCTACTGGCTCTACCTGTTCGGCTCGACCATCGCGGTCGGCGGCTTCCTCACCCCGCAGGGCGCGGCCGACTTCGGCTGGTTCGCCTACTCCCCGCTGTCGGACGCGGTCCGCTCGCCGGGTATCGGCGCCGACATGTGGATCATGGGTCTGGCCTTCTCCGGCTTCGGCACCATCCTCGGCGCGGTCAACTTCATCACCACGATCATCTGCATGCGTGCCCCGGGCATGACCATGTTCCGCATGCCGATCTTCGTGTGGAACGTGCTGCTGACCGCCGTGCTGGTCCTGCTCGCCTTCCCGGTCCTCGCGGCCGCGCTGTTCGCCCTGGAGGCGGACCGTAAATTCGGAGCGCATGTCTTCGATGCCGCGAATGGCGGAGCCTTGCTGTGGCAACACCTCTTCTGGTTCTTCGGCCATCCAGAGGTGTACATCATCGCGCTGCCGTTCTTCGGCATCATCTCCGAGGTCATCCCGGTCTTCTCCCGCAAGCCGATGTTCGGCTACATGGGTCTGATCGCGGCCACCATCGCGATCGCCGGTCTGTCCGTGACGGTGTGGGCGCACCACATGTACGTCACCGGCGGTGTGCTGCTGCCGTTCTTCTCCTTCATGACCTTCCTGATCGCCGTCCCGACCGGTGTGAAGTTCTTCAACTGGATCGGCACGATGTGGAAGGGCTCGCTGTCCTTCGAGACACCGATGCTCTGGGCCACCGGCTTCCTGATCACCTTCACCTTCGGTGGTCTGACCGGTGTCATCCTCGCCTCGCCCCCGATGGACTTCCACGTCTCCGACTCGTACTTCGTGGTGGCCCACTTCCACTACGTGGTCTTCGGCACGGTCGTCTTCGCGATGTTCTCCGGCTTCCACTTCTGGTGGCCGAAGATGACGGGCAAGATGCTCGACGAGCGCCTCGGCAAGATCACCTTCTGGACGCTGTTCGTCGGCTTCCACGGCACCTTCCTGGTCCAGCACTGGCTGGGTGCCGAGGGCATGCCGCGTCGTTACGCCGACTACCTGGCGGCCGACGGCTTCACCACGCTGAACACGATCTCGTCCATCAGCTCGTTCCTGCTCGGCCTGTCGATCCTGCCGTTCCTCTACAACGTGTGGAAGACGGCCAAGTACGGCAAGCCGGTCGGCGTCGACGACCCGTGGGGCTACGGCCGTTCGCTGGAGTGGGCGACCTCCTGCCCGCCCCCGCGGCACAACTTCCTCACCCTGCCGCGGATTCGCAGCGAATCCCCGGCGTTCGACCTGCACCACCCCGAGATCGCCGCCCTCGAGCAGCTTGAGCACGCCGGTCACGGCGGCGCCATCGCGGGCAGCAAGGAGGCCGGCAAGTGA
- a CDS encoding ubiquinol-cytochrome c reductase iron-sulfur subunit, translating to MSSQDIPEENLPAEQDEERRAVAVADERNPFADPGLPPHEHRIQDIDERAAKRSERVVALLFTVSMLATIGFIVSYVTIPHDKSIFVFPLGHISALNFALGLTLGTALFCIGAGAVHWARTLMSDVEVADERHAIAASPEVRAKVHADFKQGANESAIGRRGLIRTTMFGALALVPLSGVMLLRDLGPLPGTSLRHTLWAKGKLLVNMNTNQPLRPEDVAVGSLTFAKPEGLEETDEEFQNEIAKAALMIIRLQPDNIKDKRELDWSHQGIVAFSKICTHVGCPISLYEQQTHHVLCPCHQSTFDLSDGARVIFGPAGHALPQLRIGVNDEGYLQALGDFEEPVGPAFWERG from the coding sequence ATGAGTAGCCAAGACATTCCAGAAGAGAACCTGCCCGCTGAGCAGGACGAAGAGCGCCGCGCCGTAGCGGTCGCGGACGAGCGGAACCCGTTCGCCGACCCGGGGCTGCCGCCTCACGAGCACCGGATCCAGGACATCGACGAGCGGGCCGCCAAGCGGTCCGAGCGTGTGGTGGCCCTGCTGTTCACGGTGTCGATGCTGGCCACCATCGGCTTCATCGTCTCGTACGTGACGATCCCGCACGACAAGTCGATCTTCGTCTTCCCGCTCGGGCACATCAGCGCGCTGAACTTCGCGCTCGGTCTGACCCTCGGTACGGCGTTGTTCTGCATCGGCGCGGGCGCGGTCCACTGGGCCCGCACCCTGATGTCCGACGTGGAGGTCGCCGACGAGCGCCACGCGATCGCGGCCTCTCCCGAGGTCCGTGCGAAGGTCCACGCGGACTTCAAGCAGGGCGCCAACGAGTCGGCGATCGGCCGCCGCGGGCTGATCCGCACCACGATGTTCGGCGCGCTGGCCCTCGTGCCGCTCTCCGGCGTCATGCTGCTGCGCGACCTCGGTCCGCTGCCCGGCACCTCGCTGCGCCACACGTTGTGGGCCAAGGGCAAGCTGCTCGTCAACATGAACACGAACCAGCCGCTGCGTCCCGAGGACGTCGCCGTCGGTTCGCTGACCTTCGCCAAGCCCGAGGGCCTGGAGGAGACCGACGAGGAGTTCCAGAACGAGATCGCCAAGGCCGCCCTGATGATCATCAGGCTGCAGCCGGACAACATCAAGGACAAGCGCGAGCTCGACTGGTCGCACCAGGGCATCGTCGCGTTCTCGAAGATCTGCACCCACGTCGGCTGCCCGATCTCCCTGTACGAGCAGCAGACGCACCACGTGCTGTGCCCGTGCCACCAGTCCACCTTCGACCTCTCCGACGGTGCCCGAGTGATCTTCGGCCCGGCCGGTCACGCCCTGCCGCAGCTGCGCATCGGCGTGAACGACGAGGGTTACCTCCAGGCGCTCGGCGACTTCGAGGAGCCCGTCGGTCCTGCATTCTGGGAGCGCGGATGA
- a CDS encoding cytochrome b, which translates to MSTNENNERRGKAPAGERIADWADGRLGIYSLAKSNMRKIFPDHWSFMLGEVCMYSFLIIILTGVYLTLFFHPSMNEVEYHGSYVPLQGQLMSEAFNSTLHISFDVRGGLLIRQIHHWAALIFLAGMFVHMMRVFFTGAFRKPREINWLFGFLLFVLGMFTGFTGYSLPDDLLSGTGVRFTEGAILSMPIVGSYISFFLFGGQFPGHDFVARFYSIHILLLPGIMLGLMVGHLILVFYHKHTQFAGPGKSEKNVVGMPLLPVYMAKAGGFFFLVFGVIAAIAAVTQINPIWAMGPYRPDQVSTGAQPDWYMGFAEGLVRYMPGWEINFWGHTLVLGVFIPLVLFGLVLGVIAVYPFIESWVTGDKSEHHILDRPRNAPTRTAFGAAWVTVYMVGLVGGGNDLIATHFHLSINDVTWFVRIFFFAGPVIAFIATKRICLGLQRRDREKVLHGRETGIIKRLPHGEFIEVHEPLSQEQLHTLTAHHQYEPAEIGPTVDENGVERKVKTSEKLRAKLSNAYYGEDNQIPKPSVEEYKEITSGHGHH; encoded by the coding sequence ATGAGCACCAACGAGAACAACGAGCGCCGCGGCAAGGCCCCGGCAGGCGAGCGGATCGCGGACTGGGCCGACGGCCGGCTCGGGATCTACTCCCTGGCCAAGTCCAACATGCGCAAGATCTTCCCCGACCACTGGTCGTTCATGTTGGGCGAAGTCTGCATGTACAGCTTCCTCATCATCATTCTGACCGGTGTCTATCTGACGCTGTTCTTCCACCCGTCGATGAACGAGGTGGAGTACCACGGCAGCTACGTCCCGCTCCAGGGACAGCTGATGTCCGAGGCGTTCAACTCGACCCTGCACATCTCCTTCGACGTGCGCGGTGGTCTGCTCATCCGGCAGATCCACCACTGGGCCGCGCTGATCTTCCTCGCCGGCATGTTCGTGCACATGATGCGCGTGTTCTTCACCGGCGCGTTCCGCAAGCCGCGTGAGATCAACTGGCTGTTCGGCTTCCTGCTGTTCGTCCTCGGCATGTTCACCGGTTTCACCGGTTACTCGCTCCCGGACGACCTGCTCTCCGGCACCGGTGTCCGCTTCACCGAGGGTGCGATCCTGTCGATGCCGATCGTCGGCTCGTACATCTCGTTCTTCCTCTTCGGCGGTCAGTTCCCCGGTCACGACTTCGTCGCCCGGTTCTACTCGATCCACATCCTGCTGCTGCCGGGCATCATGCTCGGCCTGATGGTGGGCCACCTGATCCTGGTCTTCTACCACAAGCACACGCAGTTCGCGGGTCCCGGAAAGAGCGAGAAGAACGTCGTCGGCATGCCGCTGCTGCCGGTGTACATGGCCAAGGCGGGCGGCTTCTTCTTCCTGGTCTTCGGTGTGATCGCGGCCATCGCCGCGGTGACCCAGATCAACCCGATCTGGGCCATGGGTCCCTACCGCCCCGACCAGGTGTCCACCGGCGCCCAGCCCGACTGGTACATGGGCTTCGCCGAGGGTCTGGTCCGCTACATGCCGGGCTGGGAGATCAACTTCTGGGGTCACACGCTGGTCCTCGGCGTGTTCATCCCGCTGGTCCTCTTCGGTCTGGTCCTGGGCGTGATCGCGGTCTACCCGTTCATCGAGTCCTGGGTCACCGGCGACAAGAGCGAGCACCACATCCTGGACCGCCCGCGCAACGCCCCGACCCGTACGGCCTTCGGTGCCGCCTGGGTCACGGTGTACATGGTCGGCCTGGTCGGTGGTGGCAACGACCTCATCGCCACCCACTTCCACCTGTCGATCAACGACGTGACCTGGTTCGTCCGGATCTTCTTCTTTGCCGGACCGGTCATCGCGTTCATCGCCACCAAGCGGATCTGCCTCGGCCTGCAGCGCCGCGACCGCGAGAAGGTGCTGCACGGTCGCGAGACCGGCATCATCAAGCGTCTGCCGCACGGTGAGTTCATCGAGGTCCACGAGCCGCTCAGCCAGGAGCAGCTGCACACCCTCACGGCCCACCACCAGTACGAGCCGGCCGAGATCGGCCCGACGGTCGACGAGAACGGTGTCGAGCGGAAGGTGAAGACGTCCGAGAAGCTGCGCGCCAAGCTCAGCAACGCCTACTACGGCGAGGACAACCAGATCCCGAAGCCGTCCGTCGAGGAGTACAAGGAGATCACGAGCGGCCACGGCCACCACTGA
- a CDS encoding c-type cytochrome has protein sequence MKKLSARRRHPLAAVVVLLFALAATGGLYAAFAPASKAQADETSQSLTIKEGKKLYEVGCASCHGTGGQGSSDGPSLIGVGAAAVDFQVATGRMPAATSQGPQVVKKKNIYTQDQIDQLAAYIASLGAGPEVPTKEQYGPDGADIAKGGELFRTNCAQCHNFTGKGGALTKGKFAPDLTGVDAKHIYEAMQTGPQNMPSFPDTTLSSKNKKDVIAYLHAINSSETEQPGGMELGGLGPVTEGLFAWIFGLGALVAVAVWVAARTAKAKKS, from the coding sequence GTGAAAAAGCTCTCCGCACGACGACGCCATCCGCTGGCGGCGGTCGTCGTCCTACTCTTCGCGCTGGCGGCCACTGGGGGGCTGTACGCCGCGTTCGCACCCGCGAGCAAGGCACAGGCCGATGAAACCTCCCAGTCCCTGACCATCAAGGAGGGCAAGAAGCTCTACGAGGTCGGCTGCGCCAGCTGCCACGGCACCGGTGGCCAGGGCTCCTCCGACGGCCCGAGCCTGATCGGCGTGGGCGCCGCGGCGGTCGACTTCCAGGTCGCCACCGGCCGTATGCCGGCGGCCACCTCGCAGGGCCCGCAGGTCGTAAAGAAGAAGAACATCTACACGCAGGACCAGATCGACCAGCTCGCCGCGTACATCGCGTCGCTGGGCGCCGGTCCCGAGGTGCCGACGAAGGAGCAGTACGGCCCGGACGGGGCGGACATCGCCAAGGGCGGCGAGCTGTTCCGCACCAACTGCGCGCAGTGCCACAACTTCACCGGCAAGGGTGGTGCCCTCACCAAGGGCAAGTTCGCGCCGGACCTGACGGGTGTCGACGCGAAGCACATCTACGAGGCCATGCAGACGGGCCCGCAGAACATGCCGTCCTTCCCCGACACCACCCTGTCGTCGAAGAACAAGAAGGACGTCATCGCGTACCTGCACGCGATCAACAGCAGCGAGACGGAGCAGCCGGGCGGCATGGAGCTGGGTGGCCTCGGTCCGGTCACCGAGGGTCTGTTCGCCTGGATCTTCGGCCTCGGCGCGCTGGTCGCGGTAGCCGTCTGGGTCGCCGCTCGGACCGCAAAGGCCAAGAAGTCATGA
- a CDS encoding L,D-transpeptidase, translating to MNSTPRTRTVVSCALLVTALGAGVIGCGSDGNPLSAKPYDAADEVSFNSPTGEGKRADPDKPLEVTANSDDDRITDVTAQDSTGRYVAGELAADGSRWHSTSPLAANAHYTVTVSIEDDDGAPGRKVLAFDTSRPTAQKRLNVTFGPDAGQYGVGQPVTAQLDQPVKDKAQRAVVERALRVDSTPAVQGSWYWVSDKELHYRPKEYWPVHATIQVHSNLDGVKISDRLWGGKSKALKITTGDRIEAVTDAAAHQLTFFQNGQQINQVPVTTGKAGYETRNGVKVVLAKQYFVRMRGTTVGIAEGSADSYDLPVYYATRVTWSGEYVHAAPWSVGSQGYENVSHGCTGMSTGNAEWFFDHIHEGDIVRVVNSNGDPMEPFGNGFGDWNVDWKKWRTGSALVNDAPDGPSPQDALRLQPTAL from the coding sequence ATGAACAGCACTCCGCGGACCCGCACCGTCGTCAGCTGCGCCTTGCTGGTGACCGCCCTCGGCGCGGGCGTCATCGGCTGCGGCTCGGACGGCAACCCCCTGTCGGCCAAGCCGTACGACGCCGCGGACGAGGTTTCCTTCAACAGCCCCACCGGTGAGGGGAAGCGGGCCGACCCGGACAAGCCGCTGGAGGTCACCGCCAACAGCGATGACGACCGGATCACCGACGTCACCGCCCAGGACTCCACAGGGCGCTATGTGGCGGGCGAACTGGCCGCCGACGGGAGCCGCTGGCACAGCACCTCCCCGCTGGCCGCCAACGCCCACTACACGGTCACCGTGAGCATCGAGGACGACGACGGCGCGCCCGGCCGCAAGGTCCTCGCCTTCGACACCAGCAGGCCGACCGCCCAAAAGCGCCTGAACGTCACCTTCGGCCCGGACGCGGGCCAGTACGGCGTCGGGCAGCCCGTCACCGCGCAGCTGGACCAGCCGGTCAAGGACAAGGCACAGCGGGCCGTCGTGGAGCGCGCCCTCAGGGTGGACTCCACCCCGGCCGTGCAGGGCTCCTGGTACTGGGTGAGCGACAAGGAACTCCACTACCGCCCCAAGGAGTACTGGCCCGTGCACGCCACGATCCAGGTGCACAGCAACCTGGACGGCGTCAAGATCAGCGACCGTCTGTGGGGCGGCAAGTCCAAGGCCCTGAAGATCACCACCGGCGACCGGATCGAGGCCGTCACGGACGCCGCGGCCCACCAGCTGACGTTCTTCCAGAACGGCCAGCAGATCAACCAGGTCCCCGTCACCACGGGCAAAGCCGGCTACGAGACGCGCAACGGCGTCAAAGTCGTCCTGGCCAAGCAGTACTTCGTACGGATGCGCGGCACCACGGTCGGCATCGCCGAGGGCAGCGCCGACTCCTACGACCTGCCGGTCTACTACGCCACCCGGGTGACCTGGTCCGGCGAATACGTCCACGCCGCGCCCTGGTCCGTGGGCTCCCAGGGCTACGAGAACGTCAGCCACGGCTGCACCGGCATGAGCACCGGCAACGCCGAATGGTTCTTCGACCACATCCACGAGGGCGACATCGTCAGGGTCGTCAACTCCAACGGCGACCCGATGGAGCCCTTCGGCAACGGCTTCGGCGACTGGAACGTCGACTGGAAGAAATGGCGCACCGGCAGCGCCCTCGTCAACGACGCCCCCGACGGCCCTTCACCACAGGATGCGCTGCGCCTCCAGCCAACGGCCCTGTAG
- a CDS encoding cytochrome c oxidase subunit 3: MSVVATATTVETGHAHPSVNRPNLTSVGTIIWLSSELMFFAALFAMYFTLRSVTGPAHWKHMAEALNVPFSATNTTILVLSSLTCQLGVFAAERGDVKKLRGWFILTFIMGAIFIGGQIYEYTELVKKDGISLSSDPYGSVFYLTTGFHGMHVTGGLIAFLFVLGRTYAAKRFTHEQATAAIVVSYYWHFVDVVWIGLFATIYLIK; this comes from the coding sequence ATGTCGGTCGTGGCGACAGCAACGACAGTAGAAACCGGGCACGCGCACCCGTCGGTCAACCGGCCGAACCTCACCAGCGTCGGAACCATCATCTGGCTGAGTTCCGAGCTGATGTTCTTCGCGGCCCTCTTCGCGATGTACTTCACCCTGCGATCGGTGACGGGTCCGGCGCACTGGAAGCACATGGCCGAGGCGCTCAATGTGCCCTTCTCCGCGACGAACACCACGATCCTGGTGCTCTCCTCGCTCACCTGCCAGCTCGGCGTGTTCGCCGCCGAGCGCGGGGACGTGAAGAAGCTCCGTGGCTGGTTCATCCTCACCTTCATCATGGGTGCGATCTTCATCGGCGGTCAGATCTACGAGTACACGGAGCTGGTGAAGAAGGACGGCATCTCGCTGTCCTCCGACCCGTACGGCTCGGTGTTCTACCTGACCACCGGCTTCCACGGCATGCACGTGACGGGCGGCCTCATCGCCTTCCTGTTCGTCCTCGGCCGCACCTACGCGGCCAAGAGGTTCACGCACGAGCAGGCGACCGCAGCCATCGTCGTGTCCTACTACTGGCACTTCGTCGACGTGGTCTGGATCGGCCTTTTCGCCACGATCTACCTGATCAAGTAG
- a CDS encoding cytochrome c oxidase subunit 4, with protein sequence MKIQGRMFIWLSFFVLIMAVVYGVWSKEPAGTTALFLAFGLCIMVGFYLGFTARRVDAGAQDDKEADVADDAGELGFFSPHSWQPLALGFGGALAFLGVAVGWWLLYFSAPIILIGLFGWVFEYYHGENRTQ encoded by the coding sequence GTGAAGATCCAGGGCCGGATGTTCATCTGGCTGAGCTTCTTCGTCCTGATCATGGCCGTCGTGTACGGCGTGTGGTCGAAGGAGCCGGCCGGTACCACTGCGCTCTTCCTGGCCTTCGGCCTGTGCATCATGGTCGGCTTCTACCTGGGCTTCACCGCCCGGCGGGTCGACGCGGGTGCCCAGGACGACAAGGAGGCCGACGTCGCGGACGACGCGGGCGAGCTGGGCTTCTTCAGCCCGCACAGCTGGCAGCCGCTCGCCCTGGGGTTCGGCGGCGCGCTGGCCTTCCTCGGTGTCGCGGTCGGCTGGTGGCTGCTGTACTTCTCGGCACCGATCATCCTGATCGGTCTCTTCGGCTGGGTGTTCGAGTACTACCACGGTGAGAACCGCACCCAGTAG
- a CDS encoding response regulator transcription factor, translated as MQPTATVLVYSDDSNTREQVRLATGRRPAPDVPLVEFVECATPEAVVRELGKGGIDVCVLDGEAVPMGGMGVCRQIKDEVFNCPPVLLLMGRPQDAWLATWSRADAAVTLPVDPVEFAAALAGLLRRKRLLSA; from the coding sequence ATGCAGCCGACCGCTACGGTGCTGGTGTACAGCGACGACTCCAATACGCGGGAACAGGTGCGGTTGGCGACCGGCCGGAGGCCGGCTCCCGATGTTCCCCTGGTCGAGTTCGTGGAGTGCGCGACTCCTGAGGCGGTCGTGCGGGAGTTGGGCAAGGGCGGCATCGATGTGTGCGTGCTCGACGGTGAGGCCGTGCCCATGGGGGGCATGGGGGTGTGCCGGCAGATCAAGGACGAGGTCTTCAACTGTCCGCCTGTGCTCCTGCTGATGGGGCGGCCTCAGGACGCCTGGCTGGCCACGTGGAGCAGGGCCGACGCGGCGGTCACCCTGCCGGTGGATCCGGTGGAGTTCGCGGCGGCGCTGGCCGGTCTGCTCCGTCGGAAGAGGTTGCTGAGCGCCTAG